Within Crassostrea angulata isolate pt1a10 chromosome 2, ASM2561291v2, whole genome shotgun sequence, the genomic segment gaaaaacattttttttggccAGTCAGGAATTGTTGGCGATTCTCCTACCCCACCCCCTCTTTTCACTTTTTTACGATGCCACCtgcctgaacaaaatatcacggTTTCCTTACATATACCAGTAAGAAAGAAACCAATATTACTGTATCTCATACAAACACCTACGCTTAGattcaatatgaaaaaatcCAAGGTTAGGAGGAGAGGgataattcattttgtttttcttttctttccagGGGTTATTGGGGAGGGGTAAGGGTGGTCAAAACATCGACCCCATGTAGCTCTATCCATAACCCCTCACCAAGGTCgatctgtgtgcccatcaccagggtctgtatacccatcacAAGGGTCAGAATACGTATTACCAGAGTTGGTGTACGTATCACCCGGTTCCGTATACACATAACCAgattcagtatacccatcatcagGACACCAGGGTCTCAATAACTATCCCGAGGGTCAATATGTCTTTGTgctcatcaccagggtctgtttACCCATAGCCAGAAATCCACGTAAGCATCACCAAGGTCTCaatgcctatcaccagggtcagtgtacgttTCACCAGGGTCTATATGCCTTACACCAGGGTCtgcatactagtatttattatTAGGGCCAGAGTGCACAGCACCAGCGTCTGTATACCCATATCCAGAATCAGTATACCCATTACCAGGGTCAGTTTACCGATAACAAAGGTTAGTGTACCCAATTACAAgtgtctgtacatgtatacgcGTAACCagagtcagtatacccatcatcttggtctcaatacctataacaatatatataagttttgaGACCCTGGTAATGGGCAcccagaccctggtgatatgTATACTGACCTTGGTGATATGCATTAAGACCTTCTGActtggtgatgggcacacagactctggtgatacgtcaCTGACCCTGGTAATAGATATAGACATCCTGATAATCGTAATACTGACCCAGGTTATGGGTATACAAACCCTGGTGATACgaacactgaccctggtgatacgtacactgaccctgaTGATACGTTCACTGACCCAGATTATTTGTATGCAGACCcaggtgatgggcacacagacaatggtgatacgtacactgaccatGGTAATAGATACAGACATCCTGATAATCGTAATATTGACCAaggttatgggtatacagaccctggtgatacgaacACTAACCCTGGTAATATGTAGACTAtgctattaaaacatttaaaaatcctgATCCGTGGGGGTAGGGGGTTTGGTgaacctttaacttcaattttacaGTTTATATCCTCCCTTTCATTTCAGTTTTTACCTGGTCCAAaaatattggggggggggggggggcaactcttTGTTAATTCAccttttatatgtaaatataagaaacatgtttgctgcgagaaaacgtGTGCTGAAGGGGGTAGTCTCGTCCCCCTGTCTCTGCTCcactccacccccccccccctcctccacTCCAATGCTAAgtgcctgttgttttcctgtaacattgcTCTTTATTGTTCTCTCAAATActaatattttttcaacattttggtGTAAATCTAATGTACACAACATTCCTATCTCTcttaatgaacatttataatgtaaaaatcgaattttcctatattttttaaattgcgtaaatatcagttcgaagttccCCCCAAACagctttcgaatttcctcccaaACGTTTACCGAAAAGTCGGTACACGCATGCACATATCCTGGTTATAGTTCCTGGTTGtactatataaaaaataaccTATTCTATACATCGTTCTGATGGAAAGTTGGTTTACGCATGCGCATATCCTGATTATAATGCCTGGCtacatcatataaaatattatatttttaagtgtCGTTTACTGTGATGACCCGGcccaataatttcattaaaaaaaacgagcgacacaaaatgggcgtgactaacagcataaccgaaaaacagTATTGGCTGCGCTGCGtaataatacatagcatgtgttattcattaaaaaacagtagttttaaaatgttattttaaagtgtagaaatcattctttaaatattatgagttGATAATTTTGGCCAAGCGttgtcaaatctatcataaatcccttcgagctttatttgattttgaacatGTCCCGGCCAGAATCACCTGAGACTAGTAATACtcaaaagaatgattccttatccTTAAATCAATTTCTATTCCAGACCggtatttttttaagtataacgTAATCTCACGGTTTGGTGATGTAATGACATTAAAAATGTAGATATATGTTAATAAATCAGCATGCTCATCGATTGATAgcattaattaaacaaatttttcgaattttGCACAGAAACCTGTCGAAACAAATctgtataaattgtatttttggtGAAATTGCATTACTACATATATAacagttcttaaatattttgattctaTCATGTAGGAATTCTAGCAAAGCTGATAAAGTAAGGTGTCTTTTGGAATTGTTACatctgttaccatggttacagcaacagctgtgacaatatgttcctccacttttgtttttacgcCAGTTTACCTCATTTACCATTTCGCCGTTTAACgccgatcaattgatcggcACATTTCGTCGTACGCCGATATGGGACAAATGAAGTCCGCTCCGTCTAAAttgttccccaaaacataaaatttgttaccacaaattggatgaaaatatgttttaaccGATTTAAAAAAGCCGAAATTacaattaaaactttgaaataacgaatttaagaattcgttatttcaaatttcatttgttaaaacagatttcaaaatttgaaataacgaattcagcgaatttgttataacagattaaattcgttataacgaattcctaaaatttgttataacaagttaaattcgttataacggattcaacaattcgttataacgatttaaattcgttttaacaaattcaagaattcgttatatcaaattcaaaaatattttttgataggtcctaTATGGGCTTCCGTAGTTTATCAAGAAATTGGGCAGAAGTATCAAAAGATACTATGTTTTCAGGAACTTTTGACACGAAAGAATTTATGATGAGATTAAGATGGTCATTACTACTTCAATGTATCTCGATCTGCGATGGTGCTACAGACTAGatcaaaaattaactttaaggCCAGTAACCATGTTCTTTacgatacatgtaatacatcttTACCCCTACGTTACTACATtttatatccttttgtaattattttctcTTTAACTCATGtaacataatttgttttaaatgaaataaatgaacttgGACTTGAATTAGTTGTGAATGCCtcttattttaatgataaattaattatataaaaggAGCTCTCAAGAAAAGAAAACACCCGGAGAAATTCAAAGTCAAATCACTTCTTGTATTTGTAAATGAATCAAGCTCTGACGGATACAAAATGGAGATTTTATTTAGATAATTCCCATGAAAATCAAACATGCAAATCTGTGAGTATCATTTCATGTTGTTAAATGGAGAAAATGAGAGAAATGAACACCGCTCTAGTATTTCATAATTAACTGAATCACACCTAAGTATCGATGAAGGTCAATGTGCATTTTCGGTCATTGTCAAACAGACCGTCGCCTGATGAGTAATCTAAACCAGCATGCGCAGCATCTATCTACTGTCCAATATGTGGTGAGATgttttcgtttttgtttttgttgtgtttttgttagtttggggttttttaatgaaggggggggggggtactgttaaggaaaataaaaaccTTACAAACCTTAAAATTGTGACTTATAACTTATCTCGAATTGTTTAACTGCAGTCCAATTAATGGTTATTTGGTCAAAAAAATGACttcaatttcataaataatctaatatgtTAAAGCACACTCGTAAAAAGGaatgattgttttaattttgacatATGAATTGTTACTGGTATCGTGAAAAAATTAGCAAGAgtgccaatgttactataaatagcacaaaaaTATGAACAGTAAAAGTTTGTGTTATACCAAATAGTAACACAGAGAGCCATGtcttgtatttgaaattcaatgagagagagagagagagagagagagagagagagagagagagagagagagagagagagattgccaGTCTTAACTACACACTATGAATAtagacatgcaagataattatgtcaacatgcaaaaaattatgttgacatgcaagaaaattgcaatcagataagatttatacaaaatctcaaaaaatctcaaatattgcCCACCTGTGACAttcaagatgctagatgctacctttttatgtcgacatgcaacttatttatattgatatgcaagataaatatgctgacatgaAACTTATTTAGATCAACATGCAACCTATTTATGACGACATGCAACtgatttatgtcaacatgcaacttacttgtgttgacatgcgagatgaatatgttgacatgcaacttagttatgttacattcgagataaatatgttgacatgcaacttataagttgtatgtcaacataactaagttgcatgtcaacataaatatgttgtatatcaacatatttatcttacatgttaacataactaagttgcatgtcgacataaagaagttgcaagttaatataaataagctgcatgttgacatcaataggtagcgtatctagcatcttggatgtcacatgtttgcgatatttgagattttttataactctcaTTTGATTGTAGTTTTCTTGCacgtcaacatagttatgttgcatgttgacataactatcttgcatgtcaacatatttatcttgcatgtcgacataataaataaaaaataacttgcacacaaggggcagagatatgccaccatactgTTTGGAGTCTAAGTCGTTATTCATTGTTTACTAATTGAGattatttgtttgataaaacACTTTGAATATATCAATTCAATGACTATTGGGATATATTATAGAGTATGTATCTGAAAATCTGAAAAGTAGTGGTGAACCATTGCAACAGTATTAAAGGTTTGATGATAATGCAATGCCTTATCAAACATTTTGCTGTTacaactttttcttttatatataacacTCTTAAGTCATTTAGAAATGTTCTTTATTTCTTACATACATAGTTCATTCTTCCTGTGCAAACGGTATCATTCCATCCCCTTCTTGCGATCCAATACATGGCGCAGTGTTCCTGTCTGTTACCATTGTTGGGTTCCCCTCTCACCCAGTTGCTATAGCGTGGTCTGCGAGCATCAGACATGGCCACATATTGACCTTCTCTCTGACGATCAGTCAGGCCCAGCCACACTCCAAATCCATAACCTGAAATAGTTATTCAGAATTTGATTTGATGTGGTTCTAtgaaaattgaatataaaatagATAAATGTTCTTGTAATTTTCTTGAGAGACACACACaccgctctctctctctctctctctctctctctctctctctctctctctctctctctctctctctctctctctctcttacctcTGACGCGACAATGTAAATCGACCCAGTTTTCTTCCGCTCTGCTTTGCAACTCTAAAAGTCGACCCCCATTGTTGTTACACATCACCTAAGTTTCGTTAAAAAGAACAGTTATTAAGTTCATGAAAGAAACATTAAAACACATTATAATTTCCTTGGAGTGCGATTTTGGTAGTTTACATACACTGCATGGTGTATaattgtaatatacatgtattatcttacCATGGCGTCTTTAAATGTCGCTGTATAAGATGAGAATTTATAGCATTTCTTTCCAAATTGAACCCATCCTTTTTCGCATCGGATGAGtgatgctttagaaatgcaaaacaaaatggtACATGACttaaacaaaacatattaaCTGGAACGGATTATAACAACTTTAAGGATGAATTTTACCTTCTGATGACGCCCAAAAAGCAATAATCAAAAGAAGAAGCTGACTTTTGGCGTTCttcattttaaatgatactgCTTCATCATGTAATACTTTTGGCAATTTATAGGAAATTAATTAGGTTAACTGTTATATTGGGTAGTAGGCTTAAGTGTAATTTATAGGCCTTAGATTGACAAAAACACAGCATTGGCAGTTTCAAGTAAACCATATAAGTGTGATTCAATTGATACGTCAGCAGTTTGAGAGTTTTCATTTATTGGCTCTTTGAACAGGTGTTTCATAAAGAATTATGTTTAACCTGTGTCAGAACCTGTGTCAGAAAACAAgataaatatacagtaaatATATGGTAGCCACAGATGTGCATCTTGACTCATACGATGAAATGTTGATTGGTAAGTCCCTCCATATTGGCACACAGCGATTAATATCGTAAAAGAAGATATGTTGCTTTTATAGTCAAGACGGAATGCATGGCCGTCACAGAAACGTCGCATATACAATTTAAAAGGATTAGAGACAATTTCGGACAACTTCCTAGTTTAAAATGTATTACTACACAACTGTTATTGTAAGTTATAGTAAGATGATGAAGTATAATATCAACATGTAACTAGATATTTCGTGAATATACGCGTCTAAACATAAGAAAAAATACAGTAACTCCTATTTCTTAATTCGGTAGGTATTTTAAGGGTCCTccacacacctggaaaaagttcTGCCTACAAGTTCTGCCTACAAGCCCATTCTTCAAAATTACTTAAAGATACGGATTTTTAGTATGTGTTTGACTTGAAAATGGCCCCAAAAAATCACTGTTTGGGGAAAAATcactattttaaattttaccgctattcatgaaaataaaaatccctgCAGTATTCGAAATCGGGACCTGCGGATGGGTTGACCGAAGCAACGCCCACTGCGCCACATAGATAGGTAA encodes:
- the LOC128171528 gene encoding perlucin-like protein codes for the protein MKNAKSQLLLLIIAFWASSEASLIRCEKGWVQFGKKCYKFSSYTATFKDAMVMCNNNGGRLLELQSRAEENWVDLHCRVRGYGFGVWLGLTDRQREGQYVAMSDARRPRYSNWVRGEPNNGNRQEHCAMYWIARRGWNDTVCTGRMNYVCKK